In Methylacidiphilum infernorum V4, a single window of DNA contains:
- the preA gene encoding NAD-dependent dihydropyrimidine dehydrogenase subunit PreA: MIDLSIEFAGIHSPNPFWLASGPPTNSARQINEAFEAGFGGAVWKTIGAKVLNVSNRYAVYKKGDRILGMNNLELISDRPLSVNLKEIQEVKRLWPNRALIVSMMEEYDRKKWEELAQKIEGSGADGIELNFGCPHGMPERGTGSKIGQDPARCAEVTSWVRRVTSLPLIVKLTPNVTDISCIARAAIAGGASALSLINTLESILGVDIDTFEVLPSIAGKSSHSGYSGEAIKPIALNLTAKVASMEEVQKKGLAISAMGGISSWRDGVEFLLLGATSLQLCTSVMLKGFRIAEDLLSGLKNWMRSKGFRSIAEFRGKSLSHLVPFSKLDPLFKEVAKINPQKCIRCLLCYVGCRDSAYQCIEVDNKLDLFSNPVNYPHVREADCVGCSLCRHLCPVDSCIEMIPAQAEENRPAGEKIPTKEELAGEGLGMGKEGRR; encoded by the coding sequence ATGATTGATCTTTCCATTGAATTTGCAGGAATCCATAGCCCTAATCCTTTCTGGTTGGCTTCGGGGCCCCCGACTAACAGTGCAAGGCAAATCAACGAAGCTTTTGAAGCGGGCTTTGGGGGGGCTGTATGGAAAACGATCGGGGCAAAAGTGCTCAATGTATCGAACCGGTATGCGGTCTATAAAAAAGGGGACAGGATCTTGGGCATGAACAATCTGGAACTGATTTCCGATCGTCCCCTATCGGTCAATCTCAAGGAAATCCAAGAAGTCAAAAGGCTGTGGCCCAACCGCGCCCTCATCGTGTCCATGATGGAAGAATATGACCGCAAGAAATGGGAAGAATTGGCCCAAAAAATTGAAGGCAGCGGGGCCGACGGCATCGAACTGAACTTTGGATGTCCCCACGGGATGCCCGAAAGGGGAACGGGAAGCAAAATCGGCCAGGATCCTGCCCGTTGTGCCGAAGTCACTTCCTGGGTAAGAAGGGTCACCTCTTTGCCCCTTATCGTTAAACTGACCCCCAACGTCACCGATATTAGCTGCATAGCAAGGGCCGCCATTGCAGGCGGGGCATCGGCTCTAAGCTTGATCAACACCCTAGAATCCATCCTCGGAGTGGATATTGATACCTTCGAAGTCCTCCCCAGTATAGCGGGCAAAAGCAGCCACAGCGGTTATTCAGGAGAAGCGATCAAGCCTATCGCCCTTAATTTGACCGCAAAAGTCGCTTCAATGGAAGAGGTGCAAAAAAAAGGGTTGGCTATTTCCGCGATGGGAGGAATATCGAGCTGGAGAGATGGAGTGGAATTCTTGCTCCTTGGGGCCACTTCCCTACAACTCTGCACGTCGGTCATGCTCAAGGGATTCAGGATTGCCGAAGATTTGCTTTCGGGGCTCAAAAACTGGATGAGATCGAAAGGCTTCAGATCCATTGCGGAATTTAGAGGCAAATCTCTCTCGCACCTAGTCCCCTTTTCAAAGCTTGATCCTCTTTTTAAAGAAGTCGCCAAGATCAACCCCCAAAAGTGTATCCGCTGCCTTCTCTGTTATGTCGGCTGCCGAGATAGCGCCTACCAATGCATTGAGGTGGATAATAAGTTGGATCTCTTTTCTAACCCTGTAAATTATCCTCATGTGAGGGAAGCTGACTGCGTGGGCTGCTCTCTTTGCCGTCATCTTTGCCCGGTCGATTCCTGCATAGAAATGATCCCAGCTCAAGCCGAAGAAAACAGGCCCGCCGGGGAAAAAATCCCTACAAAAGAAGAATTGGCCGGAGAAGGGTTAGGAATGGGAAAAGAGGGGAGGAGATAA
- a CDS encoding FAD-dependent oxidoreductase, which translates to MENIKETVSPLCLAEAVSEASRCLYCWNPPCVSSCPTGIDIPKFIKRIETEDIRGAAEVILKANILGGTCGRVCPVEELCEGSCVLHGLGKSPVSIGKLQRFAVDQVWIHHHLKPKGPPSPKQRVAVIGSGPAGLSCAATLAQKGFETIVYEKKELPGGLSTYCIPSFREPLEVALREVEEIKNLGVVVHTKQELGKDIFLEDLRKEFGAVFLALGLSGSPRLGVENEEYFLDALEFLSLAKLKPSSISPFKNIAVIGLGNTAIDCALVAKKIVNAEVCLIYRKRLEESPAYPKEKEKLIKEKISIQTQTVVDAAVVEANRLIGLHCRPLPTAGEREGLGREQDKKEPFFLPADLVVRATGQQKPLWLKKLNIRLDEKGFIKVDDKYETSLPGVFAGGDCIRKNGMFSTVHAVEDGKRAAFFIARFLLQKRVLRNYD; encoded by the coding sequence ATGGAAAACATAAAAGAAACGGTTTCTCCCCTTTGCCTTGCTGAAGCAGTATCAGAAGCCAGCCGTTGTCTTTATTGCTGGAATCCTCCCTGCGTTTCAAGTTGCCCGACGGGTATCGATATCCCCAAGTTTATCAAGCGGATTGAAACCGAAGATATCAGGGGGGCAGCCGAAGTGATATTGAAAGCAAACATCCTGGGGGGAACTTGCGGAAGGGTTTGCCCGGTAGAAGAACTTTGCGAGGGAAGCTGTGTTCTCCACGGCTTAGGGAAAAGCCCCGTTTCGATCGGCAAACTGCAACGCTTCGCCGTCGATCAAGTATGGATCCATCATCATCTTAAGCCAAAAGGCCCCCCTTCTCCCAAGCAAAGGGTTGCCGTTATCGGCTCAGGACCAGCGGGCCTCAGCTGTGCAGCTACCTTAGCCCAGAAAGGATTTGAAACAATCGTTTATGAAAAAAAAGAACTCCCCGGAGGTCTCTCTACTTACTGCATCCCCTCCTTTCGCGAACCCCTTGAAGTAGCCTTGCGGGAGGTAGAAGAAATAAAGAATCTAGGCGTTGTCGTTCACACAAAACAGGAACTGGGCAAAGATATTTTCCTGGAAGACTTGAGGAAGGAGTTCGGGGCCGTATTTCTTGCCCTAGGGTTAAGCGGTAGTCCACGGCTGGGGGTTGAGAATGAAGAATATTTTTTAGATGCCCTAGAGTTTCTCTCCCTCGCCAAGCTCAAGCCTTCTTCTATTTCCCCTTTCAAGAATATCGCGGTTATCGGACTGGGAAACACCGCTATAGACTGTGCCCTTGTAGCCAAAAAAATAGTCAACGCCGAAGTTTGCCTCATTTATAGAAAAAGGCTTGAAGAGTCGCCCGCTTATCCCAAGGAAAAAGAAAAGTTAATCAAAGAAAAGATCTCTATCCAAACCCAAACGGTTGTTGATGCGGCGGTTGTCGAAGCAAACCGGCTGATCGGCCTTCACTGCCGACCCCTGCCCACAGCCGGGGAACGGGAAGGACTAGGGAGAGAGCAGGACAAAAAGGAGCCCTTTTTCCTACCCGCCGATCTGGTCGTTCGCGCCACCGGCCAGCAAAAGCCGCTCTGGTTAAAGAAACTGAATATCCGGCTGGATGAAAAAGGATTCATCAAGGTCGACGACAAGTACGAAACTTCACTTCCAGGAGTATTTGCCGGTGGAGACTGTATCCGCAAAAACGGAATGTTTTCCACCGTGCATGCCGTGGAAGACGGCAAGAGGGCAGCCTTTTTTATCGCCCGATTTCTACTCCAAAAAAGGGTTTTGAGGAACTATGATTGA
- a CDS encoding nucleoside hydrolase, which translates to MLSYNAMPGNLILCPLAQKRSKTFLFALWIMIFFLGGLKGKELVIIDQDGAGPGGTDMQSLLLALKLPHIDIMGIIITSGDCWRDEGILHALRLLEIAEKPAVPVIPGSVYPLVNSRRETEIREKLFGKLFYKGAWNAQYNGRYSHPPLFYYEDPFHPPVPIEGMPSVQKTEAAAVDFLIDAARNHPHEITLISLGPMTDIALACKLHPEFPKLIKKLVFMGGSLNPATNDPEWAGNPRFEFNFFWDPEAAHIVLTSPWNDLEGYPTDAGLDTVMNDELIKAFEKGKDAISQYLVKYAWKNQPLWDEIAVACWANPSLIVKRTDLFIDVDIAHGASYGNTLSWQPGFEPTGAAKRAAIVKKIDSARFYRYFIETLQSQSPQK; encoded by the coding sequence ATGCTTTCCTATAACGCTATGCCCGGCAACTTGATTTTATGCCCGCTTGCCCAAAAAAGATCAAAGACTTTCCTTTTTGCCTTGTGGATAATGATTTTTTTTCTAGGTGGATTGAAAGGCAAGGAGCTTGTGATCATCGATCAAGATGGAGCCGGTCCCGGCGGCACCGATATGCAATCTTTGCTGTTGGCCCTCAAATTACCCCATATCGACATTATGGGCATCATTATTACAAGTGGGGATTGTTGGCGAGATGAAGGAATTTTACATGCCCTAAGGCTCCTGGAGATTGCCGAAAAACCGGCCGTCCCGGTCATACCCGGATCGGTTTATCCCCTTGTCAACTCACGCAGGGAAACGGAAATAAGGGAAAAACTCTTTGGCAAACTCTTCTACAAGGGAGCTTGGAACGCCCAATACAACGGGCGGTATAGCCATCCCCCCCTCTTTTACTACGAAGATCCTTTTCATCCCCCCGTTCCCATTGAAGGAATGCCTTCAGTACAAAAAACGGAAGCAGCCGCCGTGGATTTTCTTATCGACGCAGCAAGGAACCATCCCCATGAAATCACCCTTATTAGCCTAGGCCCGATGACCGATATAGCCTTGGCTTGCAAGCTTCACCCGGAGTTCCCCAAGCTTATTAAAAAACTTGTCTTTATGGGCGGGAGCTTGAACCCTGCGACCAACGATCCCGAATGGGCGGGGAATCCCCGGTTTGAATTTAACTTTTTCTGGGATCCCGAAGCAGCCCACATTGTCTTGACAAGTCCCTGGAATGACCTCGAAGGCTATCCCACCGATGCCGGGCTGGACACCGTGATGAACGATGAGCTTATCAAGGCCTTCGAAAAAGGAAAAGATGCCATCAGCCAATACCTAGTAAAATACGCCTGGAAAAATCAACCCCTGTGGGATGAAATCGCCGTGGCCTGCTGGGCAAACCCCTCTTTAATCGTTAAAAGAACCGATCTTTTCATCGACGTGGACATAGCGCATGGAGCAAGCTACGGAAACACGTTAAGCTGGCAGCCGGGATTTGAACCTACAGGAGCGGCAAAAAGAGCGGCAATCGTAAAAAAGATCGATTCGGCTCGGTTTTATCGCTATTTTATCGAAACGTTACAATCTCAAAGTCCACAAAAATGA
- a CDS encoding DUF488 domain-containing protein — MIIKTIGHGTKTIEEFVGELKAAGVDFLFDVRSVPRSRHNPQFNKENLKAALEKESLCYRHLAEAGGFRHPRKDSLNWGWENESFRGFADYMATEKFSGALNQIVETARNKNVALMCAETLPWRCHRFLIADALVLQGIEVVHLFPKGKEKKHERTPWSKLYNGMLIYPRQEKN; from the coding sequence ATGATAATCAAAACGATCGGTCATGGAACAAAAACCATTGAGGAATTTGTCGGGGAATTAAAAGCGGCCGGGGTGGATTTCTTGTTTGACGTGAGGTCCGTTCCCCGGAGTCGGCATAACCCGCAGTTCAACAAGGAAAACCTGAAAGCGGCCCTTGAAAAAGAATCCCTCTGTTATAGGCATTTAGCCGAGGCGGGAGGGTTTAGACATCCTCGGAAAGATTCATTGAATTGGGGGTGGGAGAATGAAAGTTTTAGGGGATTTGCCGATTACATGGCAACCGAAAAGTTTTCCGGAGCCTTGAATCAGATCGTTGAAACGGCAAGAAATAAAAACGTAGCCCTTATGTGTGCTGAAACCCTGCCCTGGCGCTGCCACCGTTTTCTCATAGCCGATGCCCTGGTACTCCAAGGTATTGAAGTCGTCCACCTCTTTCCCAAGGGAAAAGAAAAAAAACATGAACGGACTCCCTGGTCGAAGCTTTATAATGGAATGCTTATCTATCCCAGGCAAGAAAAGAATTAA
- a CDS encoding tetratricopeptide repeat protein, with protein MKRSASALAIIVKLILFFILPNGFIKAASQNGSQGKLPFKTTEKERLSLPASVSPSPLRKSELSLIAAPIEEQERSFFDQALRLEKNKDWKGLIGLSKNWSREFPQEAAPHFFLGLAYESLGRYRKATGEYKKALRLKEDFPKAWCNLGSCYVYLKRYSKAIEAFKRAIEEYPSFARAWSNLGGCYIELGDYRSAINALEKAISLRPDLPEAWCNLGSAYGEIKEYKKAIDSLQRATKIKADYLEAWYNLSRLYGLLHNLEKKTEAEGKIQEIIAKRLRLRATFPKEKLNHPGE; from the coding sequence GTGAAAAGATCAGCTTCTGCGCTTGCTATTATTGTAAAGTTGATTTTATTTTTCATCCTTCCCAACGGATTCATAAAAGCCGCCAGCCAAAATGGGAGCCAGGGAAAGCTGCCTTTCAAAACCACCGAAAAAGAAAGGTTATCCTTGCCTGCCTCGGTAAGCCCAAGCCCGCTGAGAAAATCTGAGCTGTCTTTAATCGCCGCTCCAATCGAAGAACAAGAAAGAAGTTTTTTTGATCAAGCCCTACGCCTGGAAAAGAATAAGGATTGGAAAGGGCTGATCGGGCTTTCAAAAAATTGGAGCCGGGAATTTCCCCAAGAAGCGGCTCCCCATTTTTTCCTTGGCTTGGCTTACGAAAGCCTTGGCCGTTATCGCAAAGCCACCGGGGAATACAAGAAAGCCTTAAGGCTCAAAGAAGATTTCCCCAAGGCTTGGTGTAACCTGGGCAGCTGTTATGTTTATCTCAAGCGCTATTCAAAAGCTATCGAGGCTTTCAAAAGAGCTATAGAAGAATATCCTTCTTTTGCCAGGGCATGGTCAAACTTGGGCGGCTGTTATATTGAACTCGGAGACTATAGATCGGCTATCAATGCCCTGGAAAAAGCCATCAGCCTGAGGCCTGATCTACCGGAAGCATGGTGCAACCTGGGTAGCGCCTACGGGGAAATAAAAGAATACAAAAAGGCTATAGATTCTCTACAAAGGGCGACCAAAATCAAGGCCGATTACCTCGAAGCCTGGTATAATTTATCCAGGCTTTATGGACTCCTGCATAACCTCGAGAAAAAAACCGAAGCCGAAGGCAAAATTCAAGAAATAATCGCAAAACGCTTACGCTTGAGGGCCACCTTCCCAAAAGAAAAGCTGAACCACCCTGGGGAATAA
- a CDS encoding GNA1162 family protein — MSSLRFAFKPPLPRFLLFFSLNISLLPLKAGSLPFSQSGSSATIQNVASKPTGEDDQPLFLEEIGSSTHGKKHWYDYLIEADPGSCKVKIAEDYEQNVPQKIAVLPFTVKGNSQFSINGLKVESPGKDDLESWRWTLAQRARRVFHGFLSAREFETVALSTIDRILLEKNIGTESSLKALKPEILGKWLGADGLVYGEVYPYQRFYLVMGSGIRVNLSVKILSSKTGKVLFTGTVNRNYMDVNPRFDPVDIAISSVLTLSTLRDINLRRAEDEACRELALRIPLSPRKAYPVQSDKEEISPKALPLLANPAADTGDDRLEDFPPENDFTSPPRAWPAKEKKPEPQRFFLPEKPFVAHGKKKTLDYILDMDPSHFKCTTSAFLAIERPKKFAILPFVDDATQGHFVINGVPLSLRSKERRAQLRWTIANRLRRGIACYLAQRDWDIQSLDITDNILKAHGWKKASDIQKTDPATLGDWLGVDCVVYGRVSSLMSIYALMYSACRVGISVKLVSTKSSKNLVEISGSRTESSFAPAFDPLDIAVSSVTTALLIRDVTFRRAEDEVCREIAARIPSTYKETTETD, encoded by the coding sequence ATGTCCTCTTTAAGGTTTGCTTTTAAGCCACCGCTTCCCCGCTTTTTATTGTTCTTCTCTTTAAATATCTCTCTGCTCCCCCTTAAAGCAGGTAGCCTTCCTTTCTCTCAATCTGGGAGTTCCGCTACGATTCAGAATGTTGCTTCCAAGCCGACTGGCGAAGACGACCAGCCTCTTTTTCTAGAGGAAATTGGGTCTTCTACGCATGGGAAAAAACATTGGTACGACTACCTGATCGAGGCCGATCCGGGTTCGTGCAAAGTCAAAATTGCCGAGGATTACGAACAAAATGTTCCCCAAAAGATCGCGGTCTTACCCTTTACAGTCAAGGGAAACTCTCAATTCTCGATCAATGGACTCAAGGTAGAAAGCCCGGGCAAAGACGATCTCGAGAGTTGGAGATGGACCCTTGCCCAAAGGGCTAGGAGGGTCTTCCATGGTTTTCTATCCGCAAGAGAATTCGAAACCGTTGCCCTGTCCACGATAGACCGCATTCTTTTAGAAAAAAACATCGGGACTGAATCTTCTCTAAAGGCCCTGAAGCCTGAAATCCTTGGAAAATGGCTTGGAGCCGACGGCCTAGTCTATGGGGAAGTCTATCCCTACCAGAGGTTTTACCTTGTTATGGGCAGTGGTATTCGAGTCAACCTTTCGGTCAAAATCCTCTCCTCGAAGACCGGCAAAGTGCTGTTCACTGGAACTGTCAACCGAAACTACATGGATGTCAATCCCAGGTTTGATCCTGTCGACATCGCCATCTCTTCGGTGCTTACCCTCTCGACCTTAAGGGACATCAACTTGAGAAGGGCTGAAGATGAAGCCTGCCGGGAACTCGCTCTAAGGATTCCCCTCTCACCCAGGAAAGCTTACCCGGTCCAGTCTGACAAAGAAGAGATTTCCCCCAAGGCTTTACCCTTGCTAGCAAACCCTGCGGCCGATACCGGGGACGATCGCCTTGAAGACTTCCCCCCTGAAAATGATTTCACCTCCCCTCCAAGGGCTTGGCCGGCAAAGGAAAAAAAACCCGAACCCCAGAGATTTTTTCTACCCGAAAAACCTTTCGTTGCCCATGGCAAGAAAAAGACGCTCGATTACATCCTGGACATGGATCCCTCGCATTTCAAGTGCACCACTTCGGCTTTCCTTGCGATCGAACGGCCCAAGAAATTCGCCATCCTCCCCTTCGTTGATGACGCAACCCAAGGCCATTTCGTTATTAACGGCGTTCCCCTCTCCTTGAGATCGAAAGAAAGAAGAGCCCAACTCCGGTGGACTATAGCCAATCGATTACGCCGGGGCATAGCCTGTTACCTTGCTCAAAGAGATTGGGACATTCAAAGTCTAGATATCACGGATAACATTTTAAAAGCCCATGGATGGAAGAAAGCGTCGGATATACAGAAAACCGATCCGGCCACCCTGGGGGATTGGCTTGGGGTCGATTGCGTCGTCTACGGGAGGGTTTCATCGCTTATGTCGATCTACGCCTTGATGTATTCCGCTTGCAGGGTCGGTATTTCCGTAAAGCTTGTTTCGACAAAATCCTCAAAGAACCTCGTAGAAATTTCCGGAAGTCGGACCGAGTCCTCCTTTGCCCCCGCATTTGATCCCTTGGATATAGCCGTTTCCTCTGTTACAACCGCCCTTTTGATCCGGGATGTCACCTTTAGAAGGGCGGAAGACGAAGTTTGTCGAGAAATCGCCGCACGCATCCCCTCAACCTACAAGGAAACAACGGAGACCGACTAA
- a CDS encoding DUF6607 family protein — MFPSFLLLFFSLGLIGLSALPLEDLKKDVFTEDRRAILSMVGNWKVSYRFNEIFSLHPSYILHPSYRIKGYEKVLLLEDKDRHISLQHLLVDPNGTVIKHWREDWDYEKLNSWSYEGNNRWESVVLDPALVKGCWVQMVWNVDDAPRYAGYGRWIHLKDYSEWTSSRLGRPLPRREQSRRSDYNLMESIMHQLVWQQGWIIQEENDKWVYNPSERFALAREIGVIIYEKEQKLDFTPADRYMQKTADFWQAVRSVWKSIFDEYRQVQYKGKESGRKLAEKLTGEAQRYDSKAVSGENLQALIFSWIKEHYLLIPGKAKSEPSL, encoded by the coding sequence ATGTTTCCTTCCTTTTTACTTTTGTTTTTTTCTCTTGGTCTTATCGGGCTTTCAGCTCTTCCCTTGGAAGATTTGAAAAAGGATGTTTTTACCGAGGATCGCAGGGCTATCCTTTCCATGGTAGGAAACTGGAAAGTGAGTTACCGTTTTAACGAGATTTTTTCTTTACACCCTTCCTACATCCTGCATCCTTCTTACCGGATTAAAGGATACGAAAAAGTCCTTCTCCTCGAAGACAAAGACCGACACATCAGCCTGCAGCACTTGCTGGTTGATCCCAACGGAACGGTGATCAAGCATTGGAGAGAGGATTGGGATTATGAAAAATTGAATTCTTGGAGTTACGAGGGAAACAACCGCTGGGAATCGGTTGTTTTGGATCCCGCTTTGGTGAAGGGTTGTTGGGTCCAGATGGTTTGGAACGTGGATGATGCGCCTCGTTATGCAGGCTATGGACGGTGGATACACCTAAAGGATTATTCAGAATGGACATCGAGTAGGCTGGGAAGACCTCTTCCCCGCAGGGAACAGTCTAGACGTTCAGATTATAATCTCATGGAATCGATCATGCACCAACTGGTTTGGCAGCAAGGATGGATTATCCAGGAGGAAAACGATAAATGGGTTTACAACCCTTCAGAGCGATTTGCCTTGGCCAGAGAGATAGGAGTCATTATCTATGAGAAAGAACAGAAACTGGATTTTACTCCCGCCGACCGGTACATGCAAAAAACGGCCGACTTTTGGCAGGCCGTGCGTTCGGTATGGAAAAGCATCTTTGACGAATACCGGCAAGTCCAATATAAAGGGAAGGAATCGGGAAGAAAACTGGCTGAAAAATTGACCGGGGAGGCCCAAAGATACGATTCTAAAGCCGTATCCGGGGAAAATCTCCAGGCTTTAATCTTCTCCTGGATTAAAGAACACTACCTTTTAATTCCCGGAAAGGCCAAAAGTGAGCCTTCTCTGTAG
- a CDS encoding transposase, which yields MSEPTRLIIADRWYPSSRLCLVCGWKNEALTLKDRSWTCPECGTHHDRDFNAALNLKRLATATALPVASPSGNSGTAAEMVSAVVGKVTPVRDDSVEESGQEENSAHLCARF from the coding sequence GTGTCCGAGCCGACGCGGCTCATCATCGCCGATCGCTGGTATCCGAGCAGTCGCCTGTGTTTGGTTTGCGGGTGGAAGAACGAGGCGCTGACGCTCAAGGATCGGAGCTGGACGTGTCCCGAGTGCGGCACGCACCACGACCGCGACTTCAACGCGGCGCTCAACCTCAAACGGCTGGCAACCGCAACTGCCCTACCCGTGGCGAGTCCGTCTGGTAACAGCGGCACTGCGGCAGAGATGGTCTCTGCCGTAGTCGGGAAAGTTACGCCTGTCAGAGACGATTCCGTTGAGGAATCGGGGCAGGAAGAGAACAGTGCGCACCTTTGCGCACGTTTTTGA
- the cynS gene encoding cyanase, with the protein MNRHFIKEKIENAKEKKKLSWEEIARLTGISPVFLIAVCQGKATADKNQAERLCALLELGPEIADQLQKCVDRSWDKQVPTDPVLYRFYEAFGVYGEALRELIWEKFGDGIMSAVDMAISLERVDTAMGPRVKITLDGKFLPYRKG; encoded by the coding sequence ATGAACCGTCATTTCATTAAAGAAAAGATAGAGAATGCAAAGGAAAAGAAAAAGCTTTCATGGGAAGAAATTGCCCGTCTGACGGGTATTTCTCCCGTCTTTTTAATTGCCGTCTGCCAGGGAAAGGCAACGGCGGACAAAAATCAAGCCGAGCGGTTGTGTGCCCTTCTTGAACTGGGACCGGAGATCGCCGATCAATTGCAAAAATGCGTGGATAGGAGTTGGGATAAACAAGTGCCAACCGATCCCGTTCTTTACAGGTTTTACGAGGCCTTTGGAGTTTACGGCGAGGCCCTTCGAGAACTCATCTGGGAGAAGTTTGGGGACGGAATTATGAGTGCCGTGGATATGGCTATATCTCTTGAAAGGGTAGATACGGCCATGGGACCAAGGGTAAAAATCACCTTGGATGGAAAGTTTCTTCCTTACAGGAAGGGATAA